Within the Sulfuriferula thiophila genome, the region ACAACTGTATCCAGATCAGCATGCAAATAAGCGTCTATCTGTGGCGAAAATACATAAATCAGACCGGTAATCGCTGCCAGCAAGATGAATGGCGCAATCAGCAAGCCAGCCCAGGTATGCAGCAACACGAAGAAGCGATGGATAGCTGCACGACCTCCCAAATCAGCCTGCTGGACTGTGATTTTATTATTGCGCATGGATACACCCGAATATACTCAAGCGCCGAAGTATATGAGCGAACCCAGATCAGGAAAATGTGACAAATTGCCGCACCCGGCCAACCGGGTGCGAACAGCCGCCAGCTTTATTGAATTGCCGCGCGGTTGTCTTTACTGCGGTTTTTGACACGCATGATACGCACCACTTCCGGCAGACGCCGCAACCCGCGCATGATGCGCGCAAGGTGCATGCGCTGCTCGACTTGCAGGGTAAAATAGATGGTGGTGTACTGGCTGCCGTCTTCCTCTTCCATCGACACGTTGTCGATGTTGGAACCTTCATCCGCAATCGCTGCGGCCAGCTTGGCGAGCACACCGCGCTGATTGAGCACGATGAGCTTGATGTTGACGTCGAACATCTTGGTGAGACCCGGTTCCCATTCCACATCCAGCCATTTATCCGGATCATCACGGTAATGCTTGATCGCAGTACAGTCATGGGTATGAATGACCAGCCCCTGGTCCGATTTGATAAAGCCGATGATCGGGTCGCCGGGAATAGGGCTGCAACATTTTGCTAACTGGACGGCCACACCCTCCGAGCCGCGAATCGCAATTGCGCCATGCTGGCGCGGGGTAGGCTGCCCCTGCTCCTGCATCATCAGCTGACGCGCTACGACAATATTGAGACGCTTGCCCAGGCCGATATCGGTCAGTACCTCTTCACGGGTTTTGCCGGTTTCTTTATGCACACGATCCCAGCAACTCGGCCGGATTTGCGTCGGATCAGCACCCAGAGCGCGAAATGCCTGATTGAGCAGACGCTCGCCCAGCAACACGGACTCTTCAGCATGCATGGTGCGCAAATAATGGCGAATGTGTGCACGTGCTTTGCCAGACACGACAAAGTTGACCCAGGCCGGATTAGGCCGGGCATTCGGTGCGGTCACGACTTCCACCTGATCACCATTGCGCAACAGGGTGCGCATCGGCATCAGCTCGCCGTTTACTTTTACTGCGGTGCAGTGATTACCGACATCGGTGTGCACCGCATAGGCAAAATCGACGGCCGTGGCGCCACGCGGCAGGGACAATATCTTGCCTTTGGGGGTAAACACATACACTTCATCCGGGAACAGATCAACTTTGATGTGTTCAAGGAATTCCGCAGAGTCGCCGCCGCCCTCCTGTATCTCCAGCAACGACTGCAACCACTGATGGGTTTTTTGTTGCACGTCATTAATGCTGGTATCACTGGATTTATACAACCAGTGCGAGGCCACGCCGGCCTCGGCAATTTTGTGCATTTCATGGGTGCGAATCTGGATTTCTATCGGCGTACCGAATGGGCCGAACAGCGTGGTATGCAGCGACTGATAGCCGTTGGCTTTGGGGATGGCAATGTAATCTTTGAACTTGCCCGGAATCGGCTTGTACAGGCTGTGCAAACAGCCTAATGTCAGATAGCAGGAAGGAATATCGTTAACCAGCACGCGGAAACCATAGATGTCGAACACCTCGGAAAACGCCAGTGATTTTTCCTGCATTTTCTTATAGATGCTGAACAGGTGCTTTTCGCGACCACTCACCATGGCCGAGACACCGGCATCTTCCAGCTTATGGCTAATAGCCTCGCGGACTTTCTCTACCACCTCTTTGCGATTACCGCGCGCCGCTTTTACCGCTTGCGCCAGGACGCGATAACGATTGGGGTAGAGATGATGAAAACACAGATCGTCCAGCTCCTGATACAGGCTGTTCAGCCCCAGGCGGTTGGCAATCGGCGCATAGATATCGGCTGTTTCCTGGGCAATACGCCGGCGTTTTTCCGGTTTCATCGAATCCAGCGTACGCATGTTGTGCAAGCGATCGGCCAGCTTGATCAGGATGACACGCACATCGCGCGCCATGGCCAGCAACATCTTGCGGAAGTTCTCTGCTTGCGCATGAACCTCGGTCTGAAACTCGATTTTATCGAGCTTGGAAACGCCATCGACCAATTCGGCCACAGGTTTGCCGAACAGCTCGGCAATTTCTTCTTT harbors:
- a CDS encoding RelA/SpoT family protein; this encodes MPELEEISAQLKYLKAEDVAQVQAAFEFSRIAHTGQFRKSGEAYIHHPVAVAGILAQWHLDAQALMAALLHDVVEDTPTTKEEIAELFGKPVAELVDGVSKLDKIEFQTEVHAQAENFRKMLLAMARDVRVILIKLADRLHNMRTLDSMKPEKRRRIAQETADIYAPIANRLGLNSLYQELDDLCFHHLYPNRYRVLAQAVKAARGNRKEVVEKVREAISHKLEDAGVSAMVSGREKHLFSIYKKMQEKSLAFSEVFDIYGFRVLVNDIPSCYLTLGCLHSLYKPIPGKFKDYIAIPKANGYQSLHTTLFGPFGTPIEIQIRTHEMHKIAEAGVASHWLYKSSDTSINDVQQKTHQWLQSLLEIQEGGGDSAEFLEHIKVDLFPDEVYVFTPKGKILSLPRGATAVDFAYAVHTDVGNHCTAVKVNGELMPMRTLLRNGDQVEVVTAPNARPNPAWVNFVVSGKARAHIRHYLRTMHAEESVLLGERLLNQAFRALGADPTQIRPSCWDRVHKETGKTREEVLTDIGLGKRLNIVVARQLMMQEQGQPTPRQHGAIAIRGSEGVAVQLAKCCSPIPGDPIIGFIKSDQGLVIHTHDCTAIKHYRDDPDKWLDVEWEPGLTKMFDVNIKLIVLNQRGVLAKLAAAIADEGSNIDNVSMEEEDGSQYTTIYFTLQVEQRMHLARIMRGLRRLPEVVRIMRVKNRSKDNRAAIQ